From Aquipuribacter sp. SD81, one genomic window encodes:
- the mca gene encoding mycothiol conjugate amidase Mca, whose product MTGARGPDAPRRTVSEQLRLMAVHAHPDDESSKGAATTARYVADGVDVLVVSCTGGERGDVLNPRLQHDPEVLRDIVGYRRREMAEAVRILGVRHQWLGFVDSGLPEGDPLPPLPDGCFALEPLEIAATPLVRLVREFRPHVMTTYDENGGYPHPDHVMCHRVSLEAYEAAGDPDRYPGHGLPWTPLKLYYNQTFSRLKITAYHEALLAAGVESPFGEWMERWEEREERPVTTRVPVGDFIETADAALRAHATQVDPDGFWFAVPAALRREVWPTEDYELARSRVGGPVAGTPAAAEGVEDDLFAGVREHLAATRGAGARESA is encoded by the coding sequence ATGACGGGTGCCCGAGGACCCGACGCACCGAGGAGGACCGTGAGCGAGCAGCTGCGCCTGATGGCCGTGCACGCCCACCCGGACGACGAGTCGAGCAAGGGGGCGGCGACGACCGCCCGCTACGTCGCCGACGGGGTCGACGTCCTCGTCGTCAGCTGCACCGGCGGGGAGCGCGGCGACGTCCTCAACCCGCGGCTGCAGCACGACCCCGAGGTGCTGCGGGACATCGTCGGCTACCGGCGGCGCGAGATGGCCGAGGCGGTCCGCATCCTCGGCGTCCGCCACCAGTGGCTCGGCTTCGTCGACTCCGGCCTGCCCGAGGGCGACCCGCTGCCGCCGCTGCCCGACGGCTGCTTCGCGCTCGAGCCGCTGGAGATCGCGGCCACGCCGCTCGTGCGCCTGGTCCGGGAGTTCCGCCCGCACGTCATGACGACGTACGACGAGAACGGCGGCTACCCCCACCCGGACCACGTCATGTGCCACCGCGTCTCGCTCGAGGCGTACGAGGCCGCGGGCGACCCCGACCGGTACCCGGGCCACGGGCTGCCGTGGACGCCGCTCAAGCTGTACTACAACCAGACCTTCTCCCGCCTCAAGATCACGGCCTACCACGAGGCGCTGCTCGCGGCCGGGGTCGAGTCCCCGTTCGGGGAGTGGATGGAGCGCTGGGAGGAGCGCGAGGAGCGACCGGTGACCACGCGCGTGCCGGTGGGCGACTTCATCGAGACCGCGGACGCCGCCCTGCGGGCCCACGCCACGCAGGTCGACCCCGATGGCTTCTGGTTCGCGGTGCCGGCCGCGCTGCGCCGCGAGGTGTGGCCCACCGAGGACTACGAGCTCGCTCGCAGCCGGGTCGGCGGACCGGTCGCCGGGACCCCCGCCGCCGCGGAGGGTGTGGAGGACGACCTCTTCGCCGGCGTGCGCGAGCACCTCGCCGCCACCCGGGGCGCCGGCGCCCGGGAGTCGGCGTGA